One window from the genome of Cyclobacterium amurskyense encodes:
- a CDS encoding glycosyltransferase family protein, whose product MKKVLFLLDHAPNYRESFLRELAQYYELTVIAHPCERDNLTPPFERVGYNYIELRKTIGKKLRFNFELPSLIRGINPDVICVALNPRYPIRVLNFLFSGSSKVKWVWWGQIFGRTNNFLLDYIRIRLLKKSFGTLVYSDDIAKRLKNLNVVSFDNSQFSVNEFHKLENKFNDSLNFLFVGRPQKRKNLEFILNNAHNYPSFSFRLVGPGMIDYFKDQIIPLNVKLFDGAHGDLLLQHFKWSNIVINPGHVGLLVMNAACHCRPIIINSDVNHAPEVILAKEADQFFLNFNDRNEVESLFLELDKNHTLIKEKGEILYTKCINKYTIEKMAEKHKNVFDKI is encoded by the coding sequence ATGAAAAAGGTTTTGTTTTTATTGGATCATGCACCTAATTATAGAGAATCCTTTTTGCGGGAATTGGCTCAATATTATGAACTCACTGTAATTGCTCACCCATGTGAAAGAGATAATTTGACCCCTCCTTTTGAGCGGGTGGGCTATAATTATATTGAACTTAGGAAAACTATTGGTAAAAAACTTAGATTTAATTTTGAATTACCTAGTTTAATACGTGGTATTAATCCTGATGTTATTTGCGTTGCTTTAAATCCTAGATACCCTATTCGCGTTTTGAATTTTTTATTTTCTGGTTCATCAAAGGTTAAATGGGTATGGTGGGGACAAATCTTTGGTAGAACTAATAATTTCCTTCTAGATTATATAAGGATTAGGTTGTTAAAAAAGTCTTTTGGTACCTTAGTTTATTCAGATGACATTGCTAAAAGATTAAAGAATTTAAATGTAGTTAGCTTTGACAATAGTCAATTTTCTGTTAATGAATTTCATAAACTTGAAAATAAATTTAATGATTCCCTTAATTTTCTTTTTGTGGGACGTCCTCAAAAAAGAAAAAATCTTGAATTTATTCTTAATAATGCTCATAATTATCCTAGTTTTAGTTTTAGGCTTGTTGGGCCAGGTATGATTGATTATTTTAAAGATCAAATAATTCCATTGAATGTTAAATTATTTGATGGTGCACATGGAGATTTATTACTACAGCATTTTAAATGGAGTAATATTGTAATTAATCCTGGACATGTTGGCTTATTGGTAATGAATGCTGCTTGTCATTGTAGACCTATAATAATTAATTCAGATGTAAATCATGCTCCTGAAGTAATTCTTGCAAAAGAAGCTGATCAGTTTTTTCTAAATTTTAATGATAGAAATGAAGTTGAATCTCTTTTTTTAGAATTAGATAAAAATCATACTTTAATTAAGGAAAAAGGTGAAATTTTGTATACTAAATGTATCAATAAATATACTATAGAGAAAATGGCTGAAAAACATAAAAATGTTTTTGATAAAATCTAA
- a CDS encoding DegT/DnrJ/EryC1/StrS family aminotransferase translates to MTKEKGKIYLSSPQFTGEEIEFVQRALDQENIATNGVFIRQFEQAIENRFKSQHTVALNSGTSSIHLSLHLLGVGMGDEVICQTFTYIASTNPILYLGGTPVFVDSEESTWNMCPEKLEQTIKERIAKGKKPKAIIVVNLFGMPANWPRLLEVAKTYDIPLVEDAAESVGSKIGDQFTGTFGDLGIYSFNGNKIITTGGGGALLTNNRFWEKKSRYLSTQAKLDFPHFEHIEMGFNYKMTNISAGIGLAQLAVLENRIQKRRSIYDYYKLNLASLPGVMFLKEPEGYFSNRWLTTIVINPEITGFEVTDLREFLLKDGIESRFLWKPMHLQPMYKGASYSGGDIAEKLFSNGICLPSGSGLVEMDLDRIINVVYRLHKEVIWNSEKSV, encoded by the coding sequence ATGACTAAAGAAAAAGGAAAAATTTATTTGTCTTCTCCTCAATTTACAGGTGAGGAAATTGAATTTGTACAGCGTGCTTTAGATCAAGAAAACATTGCTACAAATGGAGTTTTTATCAGACAATTTGAGCAAGCGATTGAAAACCGGTTTAAATCCCAACACACTGTTGCCTTAAACTCAGGTACTTCTTCCATTCATCTTTCACTGCATTTATTAGGAGTGGGAATGGGAGATGAAGTAATCTGCCAAACCTTTACCTATATAGCCTCTACAAATCCGATTTTGTATTTGGGTGGCACACCGGTTTTTGTGGACAGTGAGGAAAGCACATGGAACATGTGTCCTGAGAAATTAGAACAAACCATAAAAGAACGTATTGCTAAAGGTAAAAAACCAAAAGCTATTATTGTTGTTAACCTTTTTGGTATGCCTGCAAATTGGCCCAGGTTATTAGAAGTAGCCAAGACTTATGACATTCCTTTAGTAGAAGATGCAGCAGAGTCCGTGGGCTCAAAAATTGGAGACCAGTTTACCGGGACTTTTGGAGATTTAGGCATCTATTCCTTCAATGGGAACAAAATCATTACCACAGGAGGTGGCGGTGCCTTATTGACCAATAACAGATTTTGGGAAAAAAAGTCTCGATACCTTTCTACACAGGCAAAATTAGATTTCCCTCATTTTGAACATATTGAAATGGGGTTCAATTATAAAATGACCAATATTTCTGCTGGTATTGGCTTGGCACAATTGGCAGTGTTGGAAAACAGAATCCAAAAAAGAAGAAGCATTTACGATTATTATAAATTGAATTTAGCTTCTTTACCGGGAGTAATGTTCTTGAAAGAGCCTGAAGGTTATTTTTCTAATAGGTGGTTGACTACCATCGTTATTAATCCGGAAATTACCGGTTTTGAAGTTACTGACTTGCGAGAATTTCTATTAAAGGATGGGATTGAATCCAGATTTCTATGGAAACCAATGCACCTCCAACCCATGTATAAGGGAGCAAGCTATTCTGGAGGTGACATAGCAGAAAAGTTGTTTTCAAATGGCATTTGTTTACCAAGCGGGTCAGGATTGGTTGAGATGGATCTTGATAGAATTATCAATGTTGTTTATAGATTACATAAAGAGGTAATCTGGAACTCTGAGAAATCAGTTTAA
- a CDS encoding NAD-dependent epimerase/dehydratase family protein translates to MSDKILITGISGFVGQNLYEFLNNNGKGDILSLSRSAGDGKEVLTYEDFFADSTVSASHYVHLAGKAHDLKKTSDDQAYFDVNFGLTKKLYDRFLADPEAKNFVFISSVKACADTVEGWLTEETKCDPVTPYGKSKLQAEEYILKNLPADKQVYILRPCMIHGPGNKGNLNLLFAFAKKGLPFPLAAFDNQRSFLSVDNLCWVILQLLNKDIPSGVYQVADEGAFSTNQLIRLMAASLNKRAKLWAIPASLITACARVGDKLHLPLTSERLKKLTESYKVDNSKIVKSIGEPLPMSAETGLKKTFKAFI, encoded by the coding sequence ATGTCAGATAAAATTCTAATTACCGGCATTTCAGGTTTTGTAGGCCAAAACCTTTATGAATTCCTGAATAATAATGGCAAAGGAGATATTCTTTCGCTTAGTAGAAGCGCTGGGGATGGAAAAGAGGTTTTAACCTATGAAGATTTCTTTGCTGATTCCACCGTTTCAGCTTCTCATTATGTTCACCTAGCTGGAAAAGCACATGATTTAAAAAAGACAAGCGACGATCAGGCTTATTTTGATGTTAATTTTGGCTTGACAAAAAAGCTTTATGATAGGTTTTTAGCAGATCCTGAGGCAAAGAACTTTGTGTTTATTAGTTCTGTCAAGGCATGTGCGGATACAGTAGAGGGTTGGCTTACAGAAGAAACGAAATGTGATCCTGTTACCCCTTACGGGAAATCCAAACTTCAAGCGGAGGAATACATACTTAAGAACCTGCCTGCTGACAAACAGGTATATATCCTTAGACCATGCATGATTCACGGTCCAGGAAATAAAGGTAATCTTAATTTACTATTTGCCTTTGCTAAAAAAGGGTTGCCATTTCCATTGGCTGCCTTTGATAATCAACGTTCTTTCTTGTCAGTGGACAACCTTTGTTGGGTTATTCTCCAATTATTAAATAAAGACATTCCATCAGGGGTTTATCAGGTAGCAGATGAAGGTGCCTTCTCTACCAATCAATTGATCCGACTAATGGCAGCTTCTCTAAATAAAAGAGCCAAATTATGGGCAATACCAGCTTCACTTATTACTGCTTGTGCTAGAGTAGGGGATAAGCTTCATTTACCTCTTACTTCCGAGCGCTTGAAAAAATTAACTGAAAGTTACAAAGTGGATAATAGCAAAATAGTGAAAAGCATAGGAGAACCATTGCCCATGTCTGCTGAAACCGGATTAAAAAAGACCTTTAAGGCTTTTATTTAA
- a CDS encoding sugar transferase, giving the protein MTKRLFDLIVSFVLLVFFLPLLLLISVLLFWEYKGKVFFIQKRAGKNGNIFYLLKFKTMSDTCSDDGRLLADEYRLTPIGAGLRKTSLDELPQLINVIKGEMSLVGPRPLLPEYLPLYSSEQNKRHEVLPGITGLAQVKGRNTIDWNTKFKYDVWYVRNKNFLLDLKILLWTVKPILMRENINFNNTVSAERFTG; this is encoded by the coding sequence ATGACTAAACGGTTATTTGATTTAATTGTTTCTTTTGTCTTGCTTGTCTTTTTTTTACCACTCCTGCTTTTGATTTCTGTGTTGCTTTTTTGGGAATACAAGGGCAAAGTTTTTTTTATACAGAAGAGGGCTGGTAAAAATGGAAACATTTTTTATTTGCTTAAATTCAAGACCATGTCGGATACTTGCAGTGATGATGGTCGTCTTTTGGCAGATGAATACAGATTGACTCCAATTGGTGCCGGTTTAAGAAAAACTTCTTTGGATGAATTGCCACAATTAATTAATGTAATAAAAGGCGAAATGAGCCTTGTAGGTCCGAGACCTCTACTTCCGGAATACTTGCCTTTGTATTCATCGGAGCAAAATAAAAGACATGAGGTTTTGCCTGGAATTACTGGTCTAGCACAAGTGAAAGGGCGTAATACCATTGATTGGAATACAAAATTCAAATATGATGTTTGGTACGTTCGCAATAAAAATTTTTTATTGGATCTAAAAATTTTGCTTTGGACGGTCAAGCCCATTCTTATGCGGGAAAATATAAATTTTAACAATACCGTGAGTGCAGAAAGATTTACGGGCTAA
- a CDS encoding glycosyltransferase family 4 protein, with protein sequence MKRILYLTFYFKPDLCAGSFRNSPLLEELALQGKNKNIEIDVFTTLPNRYSSFSQGAEAVEVDGNVKIERIAIPQHNSGIKDQSISFKTYFDEVKSRIKGQHYDLVFASSSRLFTAYLGYTIAKKRNIPLYLDIRDIFVDTINDVLKSPVIKIGAIPILKYIEKKTFGYAKHINLISAGFKPYFSTYKKATYSYFSNGIDQVFIDENKRVNQSEARSEKKRIVYAGNIGEGQGLHKIVPQAAKQLSHSHEFHIIGDGGAKKLLIDQIEELEVSNIILRDPMGRNDLIQEYHNADYLLIHLNDYEAFKKVLPSKIFELAMFNKPLLAGVNGYAREFIQDNLGDSLLFFPGGALELVEKLNKYESEEHDPVDRSDFIRKFNRDAINEKMATSILDLLN encoded by the coding sequence ATGAAAAGAATTCTCTATTTAACCTTTTATTTTAAACCAGACTTATGTGCGGGATCTTTTCGGAATTCCCCACTTTTGGAAGAACTTGCCCTTCAGGGAAAAAATAAAAACATTGAAATAGATGTTTTTACTACTTTACCTAATCGGTACAGTTCTTTTTCTCAAGGAGCCGAGGCAGTTGAGGTAGATGGGAATGTCAAAATCGAAAGAATAGCTATTCCGCAACACAATAGTGGTATTAAGGATCAATCCATTAGTTTCAAAACCTATTTTGATGAAGTTAAATCCAGAATAAAAGGTCAACATTATGATTTGGTTTTCGCCTCTTCCAGCCGATTATTTACAGCCTATCTTGGGTATACAATAGCTAAAAAAAGAAATATACCCTTGTACCTGGATATACGGGATATTTTTGTGGATACCATAAATGATGTATTAAAAAGTCCTGTAATTAAAATCGGTGCAATTCCTATTTTGAAATACATAGAGAAAAAGACTTTTGGCTATGCAAAGCATATTAATTTGATAAGCGCTGGTTTCAAGCCTTATTTCTCAACCTATAAAAAAGCTACTTATTCCTATTTTAGCAATGGAATAGATCAGGTTTTTATAGATGAAAATAAGCGTGTTAACCAATCAGAAGCCAGATCTGAAAAGAAACGGATAGTTTATGCAGGGAATATCGGGGAAGGTCAAGGTTTGCATAAAATAGTTCCTCAGGCTGCCAAACAATTGAGTCATAGTCATGAATTTCATATTATCGGTGATGGTGGAGCTAAAAAGTTATTAATTGATCAGATTGAGGAGCTAGAGGTTAGCAATATTATTTTAAGAGATCCTATGGGAAGGAATGATCTTATTCAAGAGTACCATAATGCTGATTATCTTTTGATACATCTAAACGATTATGAGGCCTTTAAAAAGGTGCTCCCATCTAAGATTTTTGAATTGGCCATGTTCAATAAGCCTTTATTGGCAGGAGTAAATGGGTATGCAAGGGAATTTATTCAGGATAACTTAGGCGATTCCTTATTGTTCTTTCCGGGGGGTGCCTTAGAGTTGGTAGAGAAACTGAATAAATATGAATCGGAAGAACATGATCCTGTTGATAGGTCTGATTTTATTCGAAAATTCAATAGAGATGCCATTAATGAGAAAATGGCCACTTCCATACTAGACTTACTAAATTAA
- a CDS encoding IS4 family transposase, which produces MENGLTRDRFRTTNTAFVRQRCLGFTDLIYFMLGLGKSSVQQELDNFFSDKSVSYSKGAFSQQRSKLNPKVFTWLNEQQCSFYYNKASHIRKWKGFRLIGIDGSTLQLPYSKELAKGFGHFETRTENGRKVVLARVSQAYDVLNQISIDAKIKHYRTSELALCESHLPCLGPGDLLIMDRAYAAFWLMSSLVQQQKSFVIRVKANRWKHAKAFLASTKKQQIIEVSPSKEALNRCRERNIPTEALKLRLVRVPIASGEDHILITNLVDHKKYPVKEIRELYRKRWPVEESFKLLKTRAELENLSGKTARAVLQDFNRIILRANLSNILSKTLTKKGIDYCNKKRKNTYQINRTQAYRKTKSIIDQLKQGMDKIIGKISDYAFKLLLQLEIIRPNRSVPRIKRYTARPSNFITYKP; this is translated from the coding sequence ATAGAAAATGGATTAACACGCGATAGGTTCCGTACGACTAACACAGCGTTTGTTCGTCAGCGGTGTTTGGGTTTTACAGATCTTATCTACTTCATGTTGGGCCTGGGTAAATCGAGTGTTCAGCAAGAACTTGATAATTTTTTTTCCGACAAATCGGTCAGCTATTCCAAAGGAGCATTCAGTCAGCAACGATCCAAACTAAACCCCAAGGTGTTTACATGGCTCAATGAACAACAATGTTCTTTTTATTATAATAAAGCCAGCCATATCCGTAAATGGAAAGGTTTTCGGCTTATAGGTATCGACGGCAGTACTTTGCAGCTTCCTTACAGCAAAGAATTGGCAAAAGGTTTTGGCCATTTCGAAACCCGGACTGAAAACGGGAGAAAAGTAGTGTTAGCCCGTGTTTCCCAAGCCTACGATGTACTCAACCAAATCAGTATAGATGCCAAGATCAAACATTACAGGACAAGTGAACTTGCTCTGTGTGAAAGTCATCTTCCCTGTCTAGGGCCGGGCGACCTGCTTATAATGGATAGGGCTTATGCGGCCTTTTGGCTCATGTCCTCATTGGTTCAGCAACAGAAATCCTTTGTCATCAGGGTAAAGGCAAACAGATGGAAACATGCAAAGGCATTTTTAGCATCTACCAAAAAACAGCAGATCATAGAGGTGTCCCCTTCCAAAGAGGCCTTAAACAGGTGTAGGGAAAGGAATATTCCTACTGAGGCACTCAAGTTAAGGCTCGTACGGGTACCGATTGCATCAGGAGAAGACCATATATTGATAACCAACCTAGTTGACCATAAGAAGTACCCTGTCAAGGAAATACGTGAGCTCTACAGGAAAAGATGGCCTGTTGAAGAGTCTTTCAAGCTACTCAAAACTAGGGCGGAACTTGAAAACCTGAGCGGAAAGACGGCCAGGGCCGTTCTCCAGGATTTTAATAGAATCATTCTCAGGGCCAACTTGAGCAACATTCTCAGTAAAACACTTACCAAAAAAGGGATTGACTACTGTAATAAAAAACGGAAAAACACTTATCAGATCAACAGAACCCAGGCGTATCGTAAAACCAAATCTATAATTGATCAACTCAAACAAGGAATGGACAAAATCATTGGAAAAATATCTGATTATGCTTTCAAACTGTTGCTTCAACTTGAAATAATACGGCCCAACAGGTCAGTTCCTAGAATAAAAAGGTATACTGCCAGACCCAGTAATTTTATAACTTATAAACCTTAA
- a CDS encoding acetyltransferase gives MYIFGASGQARAIIDILDPDVKISGVFDDDPKIKDILGFKVNGPVPEDFEFDAPLFIAIGDNKRRKLLQERFQKRTSFGIIVHKSAIVSRRTTIGEGTVIMEGAIVKVNTFIGKQVIVNTSSSVDHDCVVGDYVHIAPQATLCGGAEIGEGTLVGANSTVLPGVKVGKWCTIAAGAVVSKNLPDGAIKRRQD, from the coding sequence ATGTATATATTCGGAGCCTCAGGCCAAGCGAGAGCAATAATAGACATTTTGGATCCTGATGTAAAAATTTCAGGTGTATTTGATGATGACCCAAAAATTAAGGATATACTTGGCTTTAAAGTGAATGGACCTGTTCCTGAGGATTTTGAATTTGATGCACCGCTGTTTATTGCGATTGGAGATAACAAGCGCAGAAAGCTTTTGCAAGAGAGGTTTCAGAAAAGAACCAGTTTCGGTATCATAGTGCATAAGTCAGCAATCGTTAGCAGACGTACTACAATAGGTGAAGGAACAGTAATAATGGAAGGAGCTATAGTAAAAGTAAACACATTTATTGGCAAACAAGTGATAGTAAATACCAGCTCATCGGTAGATCATGATTGTGTAGTAGGAGATTATGTACATATAGCTCCACAAGCTACTTTATGCGGGGGAGCTGAAATTGGTGAAGGTACACTTGTAGGTGCAAATAGTACAGTATTGCCAGGTGTGAAGGTAGGGAAATGGTGCACAATAGCTGCTGGCGCAGTAGTAAGTAAGAACCTTCCGGATGGGGCTATTAAGAGGAGACAAGATTAA
- a CDS encoding glycosyltransferase family protein — MKTLFIAKTNLNNDGRILNELNILSNTFPNLSIDFILLPDKPLTIKLSPNIKVHEINLFIRHIKLFRIFTILEFTFRSLFLLFKLKPSIVHAQDSAVVLPVLVYRILKGNKFKLIYDDHEIPNENQNIESKIYLFFEKKLLRISDFVLFANKERMELIKNELNLKNKCSYFLNLPYFDTIKDGLEDPELNIKLSHLDTLILNDTKFIIHQGVIVKERGRKLLADFSRILPFDFKILLLGGNLSDFELFVKEYDLDPNNFEFIGSVNYLDLNKFWIRSIASIVLYLPTYINNRLCAPNRLYISIKMNLPVIVNKDNPVLSDFVNRYNCGFFIEDIESKADFENIIQLKNNDFRSFYNKLSTGQISNFINIYKS, encoded by the coding sequence ATGAAAACTCTATTCATAGCAAAAACTAATTTAAATAATGATGGCAGAATATTGAATGAATTAAATATTCTATCTAATACATTTCCTAATCTTAGTATAGATTTTATTCTATTGCCTGATAAGCCTTTAACGATTAAACTTTCACCTAACATAAAAGTACACGAAATTAATCTTTTTATTCGCCATATTAAGCTTTTCAGGATTTTTACTATTTTAGAATTTACCTTTAGATCTTTATTTCTTCTTTTTAAATTAAAACCTTCCATTGTCCATGCTCAAGATTCTGCGGTTGTTTTACCAGTATTAGTTTATAGAATATTAAAAGGAAATAAATTTAAATTAATTTATGATGACCACGAAATTCCTAATGAAAATCAAAATATAGAAAGTAAAATATATTTATTCTTCGAAAAAAAGCTTTTAAGAATATCTGATTTTGTTTTATTTGCAAATAAAGAAAGGATGGAGCTTATAAAAAATGAGTTGAATCTTAAAAATAAATGTTCATATTTCTTAAACCTTCCATATTTTGATACAATTAAGGATGGTCTTGAGGATCCTGAATTGAATATTAAACTTTCTCATTTAGACACTTTAATTTTAAATGATACCAAATTTATTATCCATCAAGGTGTTATTGTAAAGGAAAGGGGACGTAAACTATTGGCTGATTTTAGTAGAATTCTTCCTTTTGATTTTAAAATTTTATTATTAGGAGGTAATCTTTCTGATTTTGAATTATTTGTTAAAGAGTATGATCTTGATCCTAACAATTTTGAGTTTATCGGTAGTGTTAACTATTTAGATTTAAATAAATTTTGGATAAGGAGTATAGCAAGTATTGTTTTATATCTTCCTACCTATATTAATAACCGATTGTGCGCTCCAAATAGACTTTATATATCTATTAAAATGAATTTGCCAGTTATAGTTAATAAAGATAATCCTGTCTTATCTGATTTTGTAAATCGCTATAATTGTGGGTTTTTTATTGAAGATATTGAAAGTAAAGCTGATTTTGAGAATATTATTCAGTTAAAAAACAATGATTTTCGTTCTTTTTATAATAAACTTAGTACAGGTCAGATATCTAATTTTATTAATATTTACAAATCGTAG
- a CDS encoding UDP-GlcNAc--UDP-phosphate GlcNAc-1-phosphate transferase, whose product MYYFILFLLLLAAQLVYFQIAKKFSIIDKPNERSSHTKPTIRGGGVVFVFAVFLAWVMGAATWPLALGILLVGVVSMVDDIQPLHQLPRITVHLLATGLLIFDISQGTSLGYWIPVLFFLLIGWTNLFNFMDGINGITVLYALVSLMTFYQLPSLASDKELIVLVGMSCVIFAWFNVRKKAKTFAGDVGSISMAMVLGYLMIKVIFITGNPFYLFFFSLYGVDACMTIFVRLSKRENIFQPHRTHLYQYLANEKGFNHLVISFAYAFLQLFINFLWLYAIGLEEIQWVPGLIFVVILLLFYYFLRKYAKPAEKNIELS is encoded by the coding sequence ATGTACTATTTTATTCTTTTTCTATTGCTTTTAGCTGCCCAGCTAGTCTATTTTCAAATTGCGAAGAAATTTAGCATTATTGATAAGCCCAATGAACGTTCCTCTCATACCAAACCTACGATCAGAGGAGGGGGAGTTGTATTTGTATTTGCTGTTTTTCTAGCTTGGGTAATGGGGGCAGCTACATGGCCATTGGCATTGGGGATATTATTGGTAGGTGTAGTGAGTATGGTAGATGATATCCAACCATTACACCAATTGCCAAGAATTACCGTGCATTTATTAGCGACAGGTCTATTAATCTTTGACATCAGTCAAGGTACCTCCTTAGGGTACTGGATTCCAGTCCTCTTCTTTTTATTGATAGGGTGGACCAATTTATTTAATTTCATGGATGGAATCAATGGAATAACGGTTTTATATGCCTTGGTTTCGCTAATGACATTCTATCAACTTCCTTCCTTGGCTTCAGATAAGGAGTTGATCGTATTGGTAGGCATGTCATGTGTTATTTTCGCTTGGTTTAATGTTCGTAAAAAGGCCAAGACCTTCGCAGGTGATGTAGGTAGTATTAGTATGGCAATGGTACTAGGCTACCTGATGATTAAAGTTATTTTTATTACGGGAAATCCATTTTATTTATTTTTCTTCAGTTTGTATGGAGTAGATGCTTGTATGACCATTTTTGTCCGCTTGTCCAAACGGGAAAATATATTCCAACCACATCGTACTCATTTGTATCAGTACCTCGCCAATGAAAAAGGATTCAATCATTTGGTCATTTCATTTGCCTATGCATTTTTGCAATTGTTTATTAATTTTCTCTGGTTATATGCCATTGGTTTGGAAGAAATTCAATGGGTACCCGGATTGATTTTTGTTGTCATTTTACTTCTTTTTTATTACTTTTTACGTAAATATGCCAAGCCTGCAGAAAAAAATATTGAACTCAGCTAA
- a CDS encoding alginate lyase family protein, protein MISKLNILVRVLHTVSHLKPIQVAYQLKNRFTKPSLLPEYYKDFRVAETKLHFSPLPKIGTVLKVLDNEYQFTFLNQDKTFSSKIDWADEGYGKLWNYNLQYVDFLRQEDVSEEIKLTLLSDLYSALEQGALKLEPYPVSLRIMNVIRFLSQQESSDEFLQKRVFGEVNYLSKHLEYHLLGNHLLENGFALLMGGHFFKNPVWITLAEKLLKKELEEQILDDGAHFELSPMYHQIILFRILEVLDYLPSENPCYGIFHTVAKRMINWLKSISFDNGDIPHFNDSIDGIAFTTKQLIGLAVKLKISPDLKTPLKSSGYRKLKTNNLELVADVHGISPDYQPGHAHADSLSFVLYAFGQPFVVDMGISTYQIGAKRSLERSTMAHNTVTIDNQNTAEVWSGFRVGKRPKVTLLASTVNNIKAYLSFDKFEHFRSFSLVSNTLIIEDKIKSDKIAVSRLYLHPKVEVNLIDSGKIEFSNGSTLLISNEVEVMVNDYEYNTGYNCQVPAKCLEVKFIGECSIKFLEKK, encoded by the coding sequence TTGATTTCAAAATTAAATATCCTAGTGAGGGTTTTACATACTGTAAGCCACCTGAAACCTATTCAGGTGGCTTATCAGTTAAAAAATCGATTTACAAAACCATCTTTACTTCCTGAATATTATAAGGATTTTAGGGTAGCAGAAACTAAATTGCATTTCAGTCCGCTACCTAAAATAGGAACTGTTTTAAAAGTATTGGATAATGAATACCAATTTACTTTTTTAAATCAAGATAAAACATTTTCTTCAAAAATTGATTGGGCGGATGAAGGCTACGGGAAACTATGGAATTATAACCTTCAATATGTAGATTTTTTAAGGCAAGAGGATGTTTCTGAAGAAATAAAGCTAACCTTATTGTCAGATCTATATTCTGCTTTGGAGCAAGGGGCACTGAAATTGGAACCCTATCCTGTTTCTTTGAGAATCATGAACGTTATTCGTTTTTTAAGTCAACAGGAAAGCAGTGATGAATTTCTACAGAAAAGAGTTTTTGGTGAGGTCAATTATCTTTCTAAACATCTGGAATATCATTTACTGGGAAATCACCTTTTGGAAAATGGATTTGCCCTATTAATGGGGGGGCATTTTTTTAAGAATCCTGTTTGGATTACTTTGGCCGAAAAGCTTTTAAAAAAGGAACTCGAAGAACAAATTTTGGATGATGGAGCTCATTTTGAATTGAGTCCCATGTATCATCAAATTATCCTTTTTCGAATTTTGGAGGTGCTTGATTACTTGCCTTCAGAAAATCCTTGTTATGGAATTTTCCATACTGTGGCTAAACGAATGATTAACTGGTTAAAATCTATTTCTTTTGATAATGGCGATATTCCTCACTTCAACGATTCAATAGATGGTATAGCTTTTACGACCAAGCAATTGATTGGATTAGCAGTTAAATTGAAAATTTCTCCGGATTTAAAAACACCATTGAAATCTTCAGGCTATCGGAAATTAAAAACAAATAACCTTGAATTGGTGGCAGATGTTCATGGAATAAGCCCTGATTATCAGCCTGGTCATGCACATGCTGATTCATTGTCTTTTGTTTTATATGCATTTGGTCAGCCGTTTGTAGTAGATATGGGAATATCCACCTACCAAATTGGTGCTAAAAGAAGTTTGGAAAGAAGTACCATGGCCCATAATACCGTTACCATAGATAATCAGAATACAGCGGAAGTGTGGAGTGGTTTTAGAGTAGGTAAAAGACCTAAAGTTACCCTATTGGCATCTACTGTTAATAATATAAAAGCTTACCTATCCTTTGATAAATTTGAGCATTTTAGATCTTTCTCATTGGTTTCAAATACCTTAATAATTGAAGATAAAATAAAATCAGATAAAATAGCAGTTTCAAGATTATACCTTCACCCAAAAGTAGAAGTTAACCTAATTGATTCAGGTAAAATTGAATTCTCTAATGGTTCCACTCTCCTCATCTCAAATGAGGTAGAAGTTATGGTTAATGATTATGAATACAATACAGGCTACAATTGTCAAGTTCCGGCTAAATGTTTGGAGGTAAAATTTATAGGTGAGTGTAGTATTAAATTTTTAGAAAAAAAATGA